In Labrus bergylta chromosome 1, fLabBer1.1, whole genome shotgun sequence, one genomic interval encodes:
- the ldb1b gene encoding LIM domain-binding protein 1b, with translation MAMSEQLEIEGGCSSKSFKLYSPKEPPNGSTFPPFHPGTMLDRDVGPTPMYPPTYLEPGIGRHTPYGNQTDYRIFELNKRLQNWTEECDNLWWDAFTTEFFEDDAMLTITFCLEDGPKRYTIGRTLIPRYFRSIFEGGATELYYVLKHPKESFHNNFVSLDCDQCTMVTQNGKPMFTQVCVEGRLYLEFMFDDMMRIKTWHFSIRQHRELIPRSILAMHAQDPQMLDQLSKNITRCGLSNSTLNYLRLCVILEPMQELMSRHKTYSLSPRDCLKTCLFQKWQRMVAPPAEPSRQAPNKRRKRKMSGGSTISGGGGTNNNNNNKKKSPGSGFPLSSQVPDVMVVGEPTLMGGEFGDEDERLITRLENTQFDAANGIDDEDSFNNSPALGSNSPWNNKAPSSQESKSDNPTSQASQ, from the exons ATGGCGATGTCAGAACAGCTAGAAATTGAAGGGG GCTGTTCCTCCAAGTCATTCAAGCTGTACTCCCCCAAGGAGCCCCCAAACGGTAGCACTTTTCCCCCTTTCCACCCCGGCACTATGCTGGACAGAGACGTGGG TCCCACCCCAATGTATCCTCCCACATACCTGGAGCCAGGGATAGG GAGGCACACACCGTATGGCAACCAGACAGACTACAGAATATTTGAACTCAACAAACGGCTACAGAACTGGACAGAG GAGTGTGATAACTTGTGGTGGGACGCATTTACTACTGAGTTCTTTGAAGATGACGCCATGTTGACTATAACTTTTTGTCTGGAGGATGGACCCAAACGCTACA CAATTGGTCGGACGTTGATTCCGAGGTACTTCAGAAGTATATTTGAGGGTGGTGCCACTGAGCTCTACTACGTGCTGAAACATCCTAAGGAGTCCTTCCACAATAACTTTGTCTCCCTCGACTGTGATCAGTGCACCATGGTCACCCAGAACGGGAAGCCCATGTtcacacag gtgtgtgtagAAGGGCGTCTGTACCTGGAGTTCATGTTTGACGACATGATGAGGATAAAGACGTGGCACTTCAGCATCAGACAACACCGTGAACTCATCCCCCGCAGCATACTGGCCATGCAT GCCCAGGACCCACAGATGCTGGACCAGCTGTCCAAAAACATTACAAGATGTGGCCTGTCCAACTCCACCCTCAACTACCTCCGA ctgtgtgtgattCTGGAGCCCATGCAGGAGCTGATGTCCAGACACAAGACGTACAGCCTCAGCCCCAGAGACTGCCTCAAGACCTGCCTATTCCAGAAATGGCAGAGGATGGTGGCGCCACCAG CTGAGCCGTCAAGACAAGCCCCAAACAAACGGCGGAAGCGTAAGATGTCAGGAGGCAGCACCatcagtggaggaggaggaactaataataacaacaacaacaaaaagaagagtCCTGGCAGCGGCTTCCCTCTCTCCAGCCAAGTTCCA GATGTGATGGTAGTCGGTGAGCCCACACTGATGGGGGGAGAGTTTGGAGATGAAGATGAGCGTCTGATCACACGGCTGGAGAACACGCAGTTTGACGCCGCCAACGGCATCGACGACGAGGACAGCTTCAACAACTCGCCTGCGCTGGGCTCCAACTCGCCCTGGAACAACAAGGCCCCTTCCAGCCAGGAGAGCAAGAGCGACAACCCCACCTCACAGGCATCGCAGTAG